A genomic window from Polaribacter gangjinensis includes:
- the hutH gene encoding histidine ammonia-lyase gives MNFIHLIDTNPLDLSKIQQIIVENKKLILSTSAIDSINKCRLFLDQKTKSIAKPLYGINTGFGALYNVKISENNLQKLQENLVKSHACGTGEEVPKEIVKLMMLFKIQSLSYGHSGVQLTTVQRLVDFYNNDIIPVVFSQGSLGASGDLSPLAHLSLPLIGLGEVYYNNEKKSSKEVLEIFSWDIIKLQSKEGLALLNGTQFMTAFGIFCLLKAHKLSYLSDVIGTISLEAFDGRIEPFNELIHLVRPHSGQLKTAERIRELLDESELIAQEKQHVQDPYSFRCMPQVHGASKDTIRFVTHTFLTEVNSVTDNPNIFVDEDEIISGGNFHGQPLALGLDFLAIALSELGNISERRTYQLVSGHRHLPPFLISNPGLNSGFMIPQYTAASIVSQNKQYATPASVDSIESSNGQEDHVSMGANAATKCKKVVDNLQTVLAIELFTASQALHFAKAKTSPFLETFINAFREEISFVKEDRVLHYDIVKASEFIENLEIDNEELF, from the coding sequence ATGAATTTCATTCACTTAATAGATACAAATCCGTTAGATTTATCAAAAATTCAACAAATCATTGTTGAAAATAAAAAACTTATCCTATCAACTTCAGCCATAGATAGTATTAACAAGTGCCGTCTTTTTTTAGATCAAAAAACGAAATCGATTGCGAAACCTTTGTATGGTATTAATACTGGTTTTGGCGCTTTGTATAATGTTAAAATTTCAGAAAATAATTTGCAAAAATTACAAGAAAATTTGGTGAAAAGTCATGCTTGTGGAACAGGGGAAGAAGTACCAAAAGAAATTGTAAAATTGATGATGCTTTTTAAGATTCAATCGTTAAGCTATGGTCATTCTGGAGTGCAATTGACAACTGTGCAAAGGTTGGTAGATTTTTATAATAACGATATTATTCCAGTTGTTTTTTCACAAGGTTCTTTAGGTGCCTCAGGAGATTTATCTCCCCTAGCTCATTTGTCATTACCATTGATTGGTCTGGGTGAAGTTTATTACAACAACGAAAAAAAATCATCCAAAGAAGTTTTAGAAATTTTTTCTTGGGATATCATAAAATTACAATCAAAAGAAGGTTTGGCTTTGTTAAATGGTACACAATTTATGACTGCTTTTGGAATTTTTTGTCTGTTAAAAGCGCACAAATTATCGTATTTATCTGATGTAATTGGAACAATTTCTTTGGAAGCTTTTGATGGTAGAATTGAGCCATTTAATGAATTGATTCATTTGGTAAGACCACATTCTGGTCAATTAAAAACTGCAGAAAGAATAAGGGAATTATTAGATGAAAGTGAATTGATTGCACAAGAAAAACAACATGTTCAAGATCCGTATTCATTTCGTTGTATGCCACAAGTTCATGGTGCATCAAAAGATACTATTCGTTTTGTAACCCATACTTTTTTAACAGAAGTTAATTCAGTTACTGATAATCCGAATATTTTTGTTGATGAAGATGAAATTATTTCTGGAGGAAATTTTCATGGTCAACCTTTAGCCTTAGGATTGGATTTCTTAGCCATTGCATTATCGGAATTAGGAAATATTTCTGAAAGAAGAACCTATCAATTGGTTTCGGGTCACAGACATTTACCTCCTTTTTTGATTTCAAATCCAGGCTTAAATTCAGGATTTATGATTCCACAATATACAGCTGCAAGTATTGTAAGTCAAAACAAACAATATGCAACTCCAGCAAGTGTAGATTCGATAGAATCTAGCAACGGTCAAGAAGACCATGTTTCAATGGGCGCAAATGCCGCTACAAAATGTAAAAAAGTGGTTGATAATTTACAAACTGTTTTAGCCATCGAATTGTTTACAGCCTCGCAAGCATTGCATTTTGCAAAAGCAAAGACATCCCCTTTTTTAGAAACATTTATCAATGCTTTTAGAGAAGAAATATCATTTGTTAAAGAAGATAGAGTATTACATTATGATATTGTAAAAGCTTCTGAGTTTATAGAAAATTTAGAAATTGATAACGAAGAATTATTTTAA
- a CDS encoding TlpA family protein disulfide reductase encodes MKNISILFLSILLLSACKNSEKKDFVTLSGNIENNTDSIIRIFNREGIVKEFAINKDGSFKDTLKVKEAAIYNFTTESNKNVPIFLKNGYDISIKGEASDFFETFVFSGEGAENSNFIIAQIKQSRSLGDPKDILALESSEFQKKLNQIKNSYDSILHSYKNLDSTLFVNVKSQNQQLIGYFESAYAKNQIMGEGKPSPKFENYVDYKGGKKSLDSFIGKYVYIDVWATWCGPCIAQFPYLKELKTVYKNKNIVFVGISTDEDSRNGGSWEAAEKKWRDFVKEKNLGDVQLWSGRDFSFQQAYEINAIPRFILIDPDGKIVSADAPRPSDPNLRTLLDSFDL; translated from the coding sequence ATGAAAAATATTAGTATTCTTTTTCTTAGTATTTTACTCTTAAGTGCCTGTAAAAACTCTGAAAAAAAAGATTTTGTAACCCTCTCAGGAAACATTGAAAATAATACAGATTCTATTATCAGAATTTTTAACAGAGAAGGTATTGTAAAAGAATTCGCTATCAATAAAGACGGAAGTTTTAAAGATACACTAAAAGTGAAGGAAGCAGCAATTTATAATTTTACCACAGAAAGCAACAAAAATGTGCCAATTTTCTTAAAAAATGGATATGATATTTCGATTAAGGGCGAAGCATCAGACTTTTTTGAAACTTTCGTATTTTCAGGAGAAGGTGCTGAAAACAGCAATTTTATCATCGCTCAAATAAAACAAAGCAGAAGTTTAGGAGATCCAAAAGATATATTAGCGTTAGAATCTTCTGAGTTTCAAAAAAAACTTAATCAAATCAAAAATTCGTACGATAGTATTTTACATTCTTATAAAAACTTAGATAGTACTCTTTTTGTAAATGTTAAATCTCAAAATCAGCAATTGATTGGTTATTTTGAGAGTGCTTATGCAAAAAATCAAATTATGGGAGAAGGAAAGCCTTCACCAAAATTTGAAAATTATGTAGATTACAAAGGTGGTAAAAAATCACTAGATTCATTCATAGGTAAATATGTATATATTGATGTTTGGGCAACTTGGTGTGGTCCTTGTATTGCACAATTTCCGTATTTAAAAGAGTTAAAAACAGTTTATAAAAATAAAAATATTGTTTTTGTGGGAATTTCAACAGACGAAGATTCAAGAAATGGAGGCTCTTGGGAAGCTGCTGAAAAAAAATGGCGTGACTTTGTAAAAGAAAAAAATCTTGGTGATGTGCAACTTTGGTCAGGAAGAGATTTTAGTTTTCAACAAGCTTATGAAATCAACGCAATTCCAAGATTTATTTTGATAGATCCAGATGGAAAAATTGTAAGTGCTGATGCTCCTCGCCCTTCTGATCCAAATTTAAGAACATTGTTAGATTCATTTGATTTATAA
- a CDS encoding acetyl-CoA carboxylase carboxyltransferase subunit alpha: protein MEYLDFEMPIKELQEQLEKCQIIGEESDVDVTATCKKIEKKLAEARKDIYKNLTPWQRVQLSRHPNRPYTMDYIRAIFGETFMELHGDRNVKDDKAMVGGLGKIGDQSFMVIGQQKGYNTKTRQYRNFGMANPEGYRKALRLMKMAEKFRIPVVTLLDTPGAYPGLEAEERGQGEAIARNIFEMTRLKTPIIAIVIGEGASGGALGIGVGDRVYMMENTWYTVISPESCSSILWRSWEFKEQAAEALKLTGADMKKLNLIDGIIKEPIGGAHTDREGAFKAVEAQILEAFDELKDLSDADLVAKRMDKYSEMGVYKE, encoded by the coding sequence ATGGAATATCTAGACTTTGAAATGCCAATTAAAGAACTTCAAGAACAACTTGAAAAATGTCAAATAATTGGCGAAGAAAGCGATGTTGATGTTACTGCAACTTGTAAAAAAATTGAAAAGAAATTAGCGGAAGCTAGAAAAGATATCTACAAAAACTTAACTCCTTGGCAAAGAGTTCAATTGTCAAGACATCCAAACAGACCTTATACCATGGATTATATCCGTGCAATTTTTGGAGAAACTTTTATGGAACTTCATGGTGATAGAAACGTAAAAGATGACAAAGCAATGGTGGGTGGTTTAGGAAAAATTGGTGATCAATCGTTCATGGTAATTGGTCAGCAAAAAGGATACAATACCAAAACTCGTCAGTATAGAAACTTCGGAATGGCAAATCCTGAAGGATATAGAAAAGCGTTGCGCTTAATGAAAATGGCTGAGAAATTCAGAATTCCAGTTGTTACTTTGTTAGATACTCCTGGTGCATATCCTGGATTAGAGGCAGAAGAACGTGGACAAGGTGAAGCCATTGCCAGAAATATTTTTGAAATGACACGTTTAAAAACTCCGATTATTGCCATCGTTATTGGTGAAGGAGCTTCTGGTGGTGCTTTAGGAATTGGAGTAGGAGATAGAGTGTATATGATGGAAAATACTTGGTATACTGTAATTTCTCCTGAATCTTGTTCATCTATTTTATGGAGAAGTTGGGAGTTTAAAGAGCAAGCTGCTGAGGCTTTAAAATTGACTGGTGCTGATATGAAAAAGTTAAACTTGATTGATGGCATCATTAAAGAACCAATAGGTGGTGCACATACAGATAGAGAAGGGGCTTTTAAAGCAGTAGAGGCTCAAATATTGGAAGCTTTTGATGAATTAAAAGATTTGTCTGATGCTGATTTAGTAGCGAAAAGAATGGATAAATATTCAGAAATGGGTGTTTATAAAGAATAA